A genomic stretch from Lathyrus oleraceus cultivar Zhongwan6 chromosome 2, CAAS_Psat_ZW6_1.0, whole genome shotgun sequence includes:
- the LOC127117634 gene encoding cell division protein FtsZ homolog 1, chloroplastic: MATLLPSSISNPNKLTSYSSVFHNASLSTSPSSLTTTSVSIYPKTQRFGRRFGSVRCSLAYVDNAKIKVVGIGGGGNNAVNRMIGSGLQGVDFYAINTDAQALLHSAAENPIKIGELLTRGLGTGGNPLLGEQAAEESKEAIANALKGSDLVFITAGMGGGTGSGAAPVVAQISKEAGYLTVGVVTYPFSFEGRKRSLQALEAIEKLQKNVDTLIVIPNDRLLDIADEQMPLQDAFRLADDVLRQGVQGISDIITIPGLVNVDFADVKAVMKDSGTAMLGVGVSSGKNRAEEAAEQATLAPLIGSSIQSATGVVYNITGGKDITLQEVNRVSQVVTSLADPSANIIFGAVVDDRYTGEIHVTIIATGFSQSFQKKLLTDPRAAKLLDKVAEGKESKTVPPPLKSSNFSSKVESRAPPPRKLFF; encoded by the exons ATGGCTACGCTTCTTCCTTCTTCCATTTCAAACCCAAATAAACTCACCTCATATTCTTCAGTCTTCCACAATGCATCACTATCCACTTCACCCTCTTCTCTCACAACCACCTCAGTTTCAATTTACCCTAAAACGCAACGTTTTGGTCGTCGTTTTGGGTCCGTTAGATGCTCTTTAGCTTACGTTGATAACGCTAAGATTAAGGTCGTTGGAATTGGGGGTGGTGGTAACAATGCCGTTAACCGCATGATTGGTAGTGGTTTGCAG GGTGTAGATTTCTATGCGATAAATACCGATGCTCAAGCGCTATTGCATTCTGCGGCCGAGAATCCTATTAAAATTGGCGAGCTTCTGACTCGTGGATTAG GTACTGGTGGGAATCCGCTTTTGGGAGAACAAGCTGCGGAGGAATCGAAAGAGGCTATTGCTAATGCGCTTAAAGGATCGGATTTGGTGTTTATAACAGCTGGGATGGGTGGCGGTACAGGGTCCGGTGCTGCCCCAGTCGTGGCTCAAATATCAAAAGAGGCAGGTTACTTGACTGTAGGTGTTGTTACATATCCTTTCAGTTTTGAAGGACGGAAAAGATCCTTGCAG GCACTTGAAGCGATTGAAAAGCTTCAGAAAAATGTTGATACGCTTATTGTGATTCCAAATGATCGTCTGCTTGACATAGCTGATGAGCAGATGCCCCTTCAAGATGCTTTTCGTCTTGCAGATGATGTTTTACGCCAAGGAGTTCAGGGAATATCGGACATTATAACA ATACCTGGACTTGTAAATGTGGATTTTGCTGATGTAAAAGCTGTGATGAAAGACTCTGGTACCGCAATGCTCGGAGTAGGTGTTTCATCCGGTAAAAACCGAGCAGAAGAAGCAGCAGAACAGGCTACCTTGGCTCCTTTAATCGGATCATCTATTCAATCAGCCACGGGAGTAGTGTATAATATCACGGGAGGAAAGGACATCACCCTGCAGGAAGTCAACAGAGTATCTCAA GTTGTGACTAGTTTGGCCGATCCTTCTGCCAATATTATATTTGGAGCTGTAGTTGATGATCGTTACACCGGAGAGATTCACGTGACTATCATCGCAACTGGCTTCTCGCAGTCTTTTCAGAAGAAGCTGCTAACAGATCCAAGGGCTGCAAAGCTTCTTGACAAAGTGGCTGAGGGAAAAGAAAGCAAGACAGTGCCTCCTCCCCTCAAGTCCTCAAACTTTTCTTCCAAAGTTGAATCTAGAGCACCACCCCCACGGAAGCTCTTTTTTTAG